The stretch of DNA GTGATTAGAGCAGAGAGATTTATGGGAAGGAATGGGAGCTGCTAAGCCTTAATGTGGAGGCTTTGTGGCTCGAAACTCTTCTGCTTGATCAAGACAGCAGAAATGCTGAACGGTTGATTTATTACCAATGGCTTTCAATGTGTACATAATATGCATGGAAATAGAATAAATTTAACACTCAGTGACCATTctattcggtagacctgtacaccagcttgttaatgcagatatataatcagccaatcatgtggctgcaactaatTGCAGAAAATCAttcagatatggtcaagaggttcagctgtttttcagaccaaatttcagaatggggaagaaatgtggttAACTGACTTGGAATGATTATTgatgacagggtggtttgagtatctcagaaactgctgatctcctgggattttcacgcgcaAATAGTCccgagagtttgcagagaatggtgcgaaaaacaaaaaacatcccgtgagcagcagttctgcaggcacgccttgttaatgagagacgtccgaggagaagggctagactggtcaaagctgacaggaaggtgacagtaatgcaaataaccacacattacaacagtggtatacagatgagcatctctgaacacacaacgcaacaaacctctaagcggataggttacagcagcagaagacttaagtctaaaaaatacctaataaagtgctcactgagtgtatgttataCAGAGGAATTAAATAAACGGTGGCACAAAATAGAGTTGGTTTCTTTTTAAGGAAGAAGCACattaaaatgctcagtgttcatttaacagGGCTTGTATGACTCCAAAAGAggtctaatgtaatgtaatgtaatcttaccAGAGGTGAGTGCTGAAAGAGCCGGCTACATTTCACTGAAGAGAGTGCTTGGCAACTGGTCACGGGTGGAGAGTTGTAGAACAAGAAATCTGTCTGGACATGTCCCTGAGAAATACTGGATTCAGCCGTCTGGACAGGCAGTTATATCAATAGAACAAAGAACTACCCTTTCAGATGATTTCAAACCACCATCTCTCCAttccacaggcacacaaacgTACTGTTTGACAGTCTTCTGGGCCATTGTATCCCAaatataaaatggtaaatggttggcatttatatagcgcctttaatTGATGCTCCTCGTTCAcccattcttacacacactcacacgccaacggcgattggctgccatgcaaagcaccaaccaacttgtcaggagcatttgggggttaggtgtcttgctcagggacactttgacacacccaggatgaaatcgaaccggcaaccctccaaatgccagacgacagctcttaccacctgagccaatgtcgccccacatcTCATTCTTATTCTAATGAAGAACTGACATACTTTGGCATTAGTATGAGACAAACTCTTGTATTTTATCACACATTTGCATCTTGTAGCTAATATGAGCAGGGGGACACCATGGATTTTGAGGcccatgaaaagatctcacattAGGCCCTGCCATGCCAGAAATTCCTtcattctaatattttgagggcccctgtcagtcagcATAATTCCAAGGGCCTCAACTCCCCTCCCCCTTACGGCGACCCTGAATATGCGGCtcatatcaaaacaaaaaaggatgtTTTCATCAGAAACGGTTGGCTATTCCTTCCACCCCGCCTTCGACACCCCTTCAGAATGCTCTCCCCTGTGGTGTATCCACATACAGCTCTTAGCTCCAATTTGATGTAATGTACCTATGGTAAATGCTGGCGTAACGGGTCATGGAGACAAGCGAGCGATTAAATGCATTGCTCCCGATGCCGGTTTGGAGTGGGAATCTGGCCGCGAGTTTAAACAATGAAAGGCCAGTAGGGCGCCAATGGAGCGGTTCCCGCGCACTTACTTGCCCGGCCTTATTCATCGCCATGGTAACGCGTTTCTCAACTTGGAATTCTTGAGTTGCCGTGATACACGTTTGCGAagattctctctcacacaggtacagaaacCGCTGCGGTCCGCCCACACTTCTCGAGCGAGCCACATGAAGATGTTGCATTTTCGCACAGAGGGAAAAGCAAGCAGACCCAGTATCTATAGGCGTAGTACGTGATGGCTTATTGCTTATTATGTTGTCCTGATTTAAACATAACGAATAAAGATTAAATGTATTATAGAGAGGCATTACAAAAAACTGTGGCACTAAATAGTCTGTTTTTTATGGAAGGACCACAGTAAAATGCTCTTCATTTAACACATTAAATGTGTTAATATGACTCCAAGAGAGGTCTAATGTAGGCCTACTCTGACCAGAGGTGTGCATTGATAGAGGTCGCTACATTTTACTGTAGAGTGTGCTTGGTAACTGCTCATGGGTGGGGATTGGTAGCCACTAGTCGGGGCAGCACATTGTCAGCCCTGTAGCTAAAAGTgacttggttttattttttggaagtacatgaatatttattttatttgatttaccAACTGGGGGTATTGCGGCTACAACcacttatatacacactcactcacataggTCTACAGGCTCATTAGAGGAAACAAGTCGAACCCTGCGTGAAGGCAGCTATAGGTATATAGCTTATTGTAGCCTACATTAGCCTATTCAAGGATACGTCTGGAagaaattaaaactgaaaagaCCATGGGCCGATGACAGTCGCAAGCTTAACGGGACAACATGCGCTGTGAACAAAGTTCTAACTTGTCCCCGAGATGCAACCGGTGTCATGAAGAATAACGTCCCCCTCAGAAATAAGTTCCACCTTGACATATAGTCCCAATTTAATGCGAATGTCCGTTTCCGCGAGAGCTGCTGGAATAAAAGTCTTTACAGCAATAAATGCAGTTGTGTGACAAGCAAGGATAATGATAATTATCAGCGTCACAGGGCCTGTCCCGCTGCCAGTGCCACACTACGTGCATATGCACTTTCTGCAGTGACTTGGGCACCGAATTAGGCCTCTGTGTGCAACGGTGCGAAGATGCGTCTCGATAGGGCTCTGTTGTAAGCGTTCTTTTTTAAGAATTTCCACGGTTTTGAATTTTCACGATCACCGTCAGCTACATTCTCCTGTCACCTGCCTGTTCCCGGTGAGGTTCAATTCGGGTCGCTGCAGAAAGGAAGCTGCGCAGATCGTTCGGTTTGTAAATACAGAGGATAATTGGGAGCGGTCACATTAGACCCTCTGCGCTCTCTCCTCCGGTCTGGGCGCTCCTTTGTCTCCCTGCGGCCGTGTACTGTGCTAAAGTGGCCCAGATGCTGTTAATAACGAGCACGCACGTTTCAGCCGACAGCAACGCACCTCATCAAGTTCTAATTAGTCCGGTCCCATCTGTTACCCCCTGCCACCCTCCCGCCCCCACCCAGGAGAGGATGGGGGTCTAAAAGGCACTGGGCCAGTGAGCTGCCCCAGGGGTAATAGAACTGCGTGCTTCCTTCTCAAATCCCTTTATTCTCATTGATATTTCACCACAGCACCGTTACAGCTGGTCCCATTTCTGCGAAATGAATACTCGATTTCAAATccgcattaaaaaaaaataacgtTCGACCTTTTTCTTCCCAAATACCGTTTCACTGCCTCAATCTGATCTTGAGACCAATTATTAAAATTTGATTTAATCAAGCCACGTGCACTCGTGGATGAAAAGCAAAATGCTCGAGTAGATTTTTAAAGCCGGCTTTATATAGCGCAATGTGAAAGTCAAATTTAACAGTTTGGCAGGAAGAGTGAAAGGCGTTAGAGGACAGGGTGTTACTGCTTTATTACTGGGTACAAGCCACAAGCCGCGAGCTTTCATTATCCCCCAGGACATACAGTAACACTGGATAGAAAAAGTAATCAAAACAAAGGCAACTGAACGACAGTGAATCACATTCCCAATTTCCTTCCCCATCCCACGGGCCAAAACGGTGGACAATGTCACATTCGTATTGATCGACTTCCTCAAAGGGCAAGCAAACAGTCACAGCCGAATTTAAAGGACAGCATCTcagatgacgtgtgtgtgtgtgtgtgtgtgtgtgaatcacgTGGAGTTACACTGTGCATGAAGCACTATCTTGAGCAGTAGGCCTGCTGGAGTTATAATGGCTTCAGCTGCAGTTTCAAATTTGTTCTACAGCGCCATCTGTTGTTTAAAACACGTATGAATGCAGGCCGTATATGAGTCAACGTTCACATTCGTCTGTAGGATCTTTTCACTTTCAACATCCAGCAGCAGTACTGTGTACGCGATCCACAAATCTCAATATGAGCATCTTAATTTACATCTCGATAAACACCAGGAAATCATTCCTGAGTAAACCAATTGCGGAGACTGACGTCCTCACAGGCACGGCCAATCGTAATCCCAGGTATATAGGAGgctagggtgtgtgtgtgctagtgcgCATCCTCCGAAACTGATCTTCGGAAAATTTAGATAAAACACAACTGTTCTAAAGTGTGACGAAAATGACGTCGGAGAATAACACGCCATGGACCACTTGCAGTCAGAATCCAATTTCATTTACACTAGCTGAGTTAGTCTCCACACAACAGGAAGTGTCCACAACATCGAAATATGTCTAATTAGTCTACAACGCTCACAGTCCCAATCTCGAGGGTTTATGATAGTCAAGTGAGTTTATATGGTTACCGCTGAATGAGCACACCCAAAAATGTGTGGTGCGCACACACTGCGTAAGAGATGCCTCGTCTGATAAACGCTAGCTCTGTCCTGTTGTGCTGTTGGCAAGCCATGCGAATTCCCCCGGAAGAATGCATGTACTTCAGTTGAAGTCCTTACGCAAGTATGGCTGGAACTGCTGTGATTTGAGGTGATTATGCACTCCCAATTGGGCAGTAGAAGATTGAAAAAATTATTAGAAGTCCTCTTCTGTCCTTAAAGATCAGATCAGTCGTTTTATTTGTCAATGGatgaataaaattacatttttcatttatttttttaagaaaaaaaggaaatgagatGAAATATTTGCTCCGGTTTCCTGAAGGACATTCCATTGAGCAAAGAGCTTGAGGAATATCGGAATCTGATATAGCTTTCAGTACATGTATAGGTATTCAATATGCAGGGCTATATATAGATACATTGACTAACAAAGAAAGCTAAAtcatcagacagactgcaggAGCTGTTGTAGACGgacatgttatttttttatttgctttacaACACAATCTCAGATATTCTCAAGCAAACACCAATTAGGCTGAATCCTGCTTTTCTTAGGTGATAAAATACCATACCTGCGGTCCAAGTACCCTCGACTAGATCGCGACTACAAAGATTTATATACTTGGTCATGTAAAAACCTATTCCCAGTGGGACAGTTAGCCTATCTTCAGCAGCAACGGACatcagaaaataatgtttaaagtaTGGAAGATTAGTTCACAATGCATCTTGTGGCAAGTTGAAAATACATCCCAAAATATCAAACCCAATACCTGCAAGATCTTTGACTCGGCAATGAtttgggggagaaaaaaagaaaagaaaaaaaaaccttcaaagcTAGAATCCacattataaaatattaataaccCTGGTTTTGAAACTGATTTCACACTGAGAAATGAGACAAAAAGGCTTAGAAGCAGTTTCACTGAAAGCTCTCGGCACACAGTCTAAGCTCCCCCATCTCACTCCTGTAAACTGGCAGTAGCGGGTGTCAGACAAGCATgtgattttgtttctgtgctaCTTCTCGAAGTCTGGGGCATTACATTTTCAGGTCCGGTATCTGCTCAAGAGTTTGTGCAGTCTGTTACATGTTCAACCACAATACAGCAACGCATCAACTTGTTGGAAATCCAAGTTCATTTCCAGCACGCGAGTTTGATCGACTCCCGAGAAGTTGAGGATAGCACCCACTGCAACACGGTTTACCACTTGTGTGGAAACACGGACTTGCGCTAACATGCTACGCTAACCACATCCAGAGCTTtggtgggaaaaaaagaaattaaatcaaCAGCTTAAACCACTCCATTTAATTAAACTCTttgcagatacacacaaactGACAGAGGACCTCAATCAAGCTGCAAAAAAGGATACCCTCACAGACGTACAACACAGACTAGCTCTGAAATAATTAATGCAGTTTCCACAGAAACCGCTTGGAAATGTACTTTGAAATGGAACTGGAAGCAGATGGTATGTATGGAAACAAAGAAGCTGAGAACTGGTAAAAGAACACCAGACCCAAGGACAACTCAAAGCACAACGTTCACAACTCTCCATTGCGGTGACGCAGGTGGTCTCAGAACCACTCGTTTTCATGACTGAAACTTTCGTCGTAGTCAACGCATAGGTAAGCACAGGCTATTTTATGATGGGAACTCATAATGACCATGAAATTGCAAAACCGCTACTAAGGAAGATTACCTAAACAAAAACTGTGCTCAGTGCGCTGCACACAATAACAAGATGGCTCAAACTTggcaaaacaatattttaagaTTCTGTACTTGAAACAGTAAAAATGGCAAGTGTGGGAAGTTCTGAGCAGCCATTATTACAACAGTTGGTCCTTTACACTTCTGCATCTGCAGCCAGATACAAAGAAGGGGCCTTCTTGCCATTATTTAAGCCCATATCATATATGCACGTTTCCATTTGTTAAAACCATAAACGTGATTACAACAGTGCGTAAAATGTGATGCCAACATGGCAGCCAAGGCCaggattttttaattttttttttttaaccctctGTCCAATACAGTGTCAGAGAGACAGTGTTGCCTTCATGCTCCGTGGGTTACAAGTCAGTCACTGCATAGCCCATTCTCTACAGGTGACCATGCTCGAGAGAGGCACTTTCTCACCAGTCCCAGTCGGGTGTACAAGGCCCAGTGCTTTAGGAAAGTTAATACTCATCACAGGCAGGGCAACTCAAATGTGTTCACTTTGCCAAGAATTACTGGAGCCGTAACGTGCATCTGTCACTCGTTTGCCTTGGCGTTTCGCAAAAAAACCGAAACAACCATTAGCCATTTTAGGCAACAAGGGCAGGGCATTAATTCTCAAGAAATGTCCCGTCCAATTCCAGGTTTCCTCAGTTAATGTGTACGACTTGTTGAGAAAGCAGAGCAAGCAGCGGATTCAATGGCTCTCGCTGCGACAGCAACCCAAAATaccgattaaaaaaaaaaaaagacaaaagaaaaacactggatCAATACCATGGAAAAAGACAGTTCATCCGACCAATACGAACAATATATTAAATCTGAATCCATGTGCATTTTCAAAAGATATCTGAACAGAGTATTGAAGAAATTTGACCAAAAGCTCAGGgatgtggtgggggggggtagtAGAGAGATTCATAACACCATAGTATCTCAGCTAACTGCATGAAGCATTGTAGAGCATTGCAGAGTGCGTTTCTACTCTCCATTTGAGAATACACCAAAACTCCAGCTCAGGCAACACTGAAAGTGCATAAAACAGTCAGGCATTACGCCTATGGTACATGCAGCTAAATGAATCAAAACTAATCAAAACTCAGTACCCATTACTAGATTGCAGTTGGCGAGAATATTTCGAAGATACGGTTCAGATGCAGACACAGCAATGGGCGTTCGCTCTTGTAAAAACATCACTGTATATTCTCAGGAAACATGATCTGAGACAGATTAATCATTCTGCAGTCGGGCATGACTAAGCTCTTATTTTCAGGTGAACCGAGGGCACCGTTCTGGAGTGCCTCCAACACCCATCATGCATCGCTGCGAGACTCTGAGCCGCCTCTTATCCGGGAACAGCGAtccatttttagtttttagtgaAGAGAGGAGGAATTTCAAGTTGGTCCGTCCACAGTTTCTCAGAATGTACAggtttataaataaatacctcACACTTGGAAAATAAAACTGCGGGCGCGCCCATCGGAGGAGAGCGAACGCCGACAGTTATGCAACTTATCGACCACCCCCTCGCAGAAAATGGGCGCCGCCGATCAACAAATCCGCCGCTTCCTGCTGCTGCCGATACCGCGGAGGCCGCGGCACAAGGTCCCCGTCACCTCTGAAGTTTAGGGCCGGTGAGTTTCGGTCCCTGACGGGGGCGTCGGGCGGGGATCAGAGGTTGGACTTGGGCCCGGTGTTGACGGGGATCGCCCTCAGCTCGGTCCTCATGCACAGGTACTCCCCGATGACGGCCATCAGCGCCATGCACACCACGTTCACCAGCCACCAGGCCAGGGCGGCTGGCAGGCGCGCGTTGTACGCCCAGCAGCCCACCATGTGGAAGAAGTGCACCGTCACCGTGAAGTCTAGGCACTGCTTCCCCCGCCGGATGAAGAACCACAGGCCCAGGGCGCTGTCGGGATaaacaagagaaagagagaggaagagagggaaagggagagagaggaagagagggaaagggagggagggaaagagagagg from Conger conger chromosome 14, fConCon1.1, whole genome shotgun sequence encodes:
- the sys1 gene encoding protein SYS1 homolog, coding for MASNFRSYIWDPVLIVSQILLMQCIYYSFLGLWLAAVDGLVQNSRSLDQIFSYELLGFSTLQGRLSMMAFILNSLTCALGLWFFIRRGKQCLDFTVTVHFFHMVGCWAYNARLPAALAWWLVNVVCMALMAVIGEYLCMRTELRAIPVNTGPKSNL